The genomic DNA ACAAGGATCTCGCCGTCCGGTCGGAGGCGTTCCACGAGGGTCTGCGCGGCCGTACGCTGCCCGGCCACCGTGCCGTCGTCGGGATCAGCCAGCCGACGATGCAGTCCCTGACGCTGCGGCAGGGCGTCGTCACCGCCTACGAGCACTGCTACCGGTACCACCGTGACGGCACGTTGCTGACGGACGGCGGCACCCCGCGCCGCTTCGACGTCGCGGGTGACGGAACGGTGCACAAGGAGTCGGCCTCCCTGACCCGGGGCGCCGTCCCGTTCGCCCTCCAGCACGGCACGCTGGCCAAGGGGGAGGCCGCGATGGAGGCGGTCACCTCGTTCCTGGCGGAGGACGAGCACCTGGGGCCCACGCAGGCGGCCGCGGGGATGGGACTGACGGTGCCGGACTTCGTCACCCCCGGCGCCGACTGGACGCTCCGCGTGCACGGTGCGGACAGTCCGGCGGGCCTGGAGTGCACGGTCGAGGAGGTGGGCACGGGGTCCGCCGTCCCGGTGCGCGCGGCCCTGTACGCCGACGAGGACGAGCTCGCGGCGCGGGTCTCGGTGCCCGCGAGCGGCCTCTACCGCGTGACCCTGGACTCGGGCGACCGCACGCCCCTCACCCAGCTCGTCCTCGCGGGCCCGGACGATCTCGTCGCCGACTGATCAGGGTCGAGGGCCGCCAGGAACGTACCGGCGGCCCTCGACGGAGCAGATGATTCCCCATGTGGTCGAAATGTGATGGCCCGTGAAGTCCTCCTGTATTCAACGAGGTTGACAGTCCCCGCGGGGTGATCGAATATGTGCTCACGCTGTGACTCATGTGACCAGTGAGTCCGGTGTTTCTCTTCGACCACTCATCCCCGGTACGGCCCCCGGTGGCTTCGCGCTGCCCGCCGCCGTCGACCGGGACCCGGCACATGAAGATGGGGTCTGCATGTCCATTGCGAGACGGGTCACCGTAAGCCGCCTGCTGGGGACAGGCGCCGCGGCGCTCACCCTCACCGCCGTCGCGTGCGGCTCGGCCTGGGCCACGGATACGCCCGGCGGCGACGGCTGGGACAACTCCCACCGCGGCTACACGTCCGGGCAGGGCCCCGGCACGGTGACCGAGACCGACCGCTGCCAGTTCTCCCTGGACGGCACCGTCTTCACCGACTCGGTGCGGGTCGACGACCAGAACCTGAAGCCGACCGAGGACGGCAAGGTCCACATCAAGGTGCGGGCGGCCGAGGACGCGACGAGCTGCACGGCCTCGCTGGCCGCGTACCGGGCCCACGGCGCGACCTTCGCGACCTCCGGCGTCCAGGTCTTCCACGACTTCGACTCGGTGACGGTGAAGCGGGGCGAGACCGACTCGCTGGACATCTCGGTGCCGGACGCGGGCTGCTTCGCGCAGATAGACCTGTACCGGGGCAAGGTCAAGTTCGACGGCGAGCTGGATGCCAAGGACGGCTTCGAGCACGGTGACGTGCCCAAGGGTCCGGACCGTCCGGTCATCAAGGACAAGCTGATCGCGGCGTGGAACGGCGGCGCGAAGGACTGCACCGCCCAGCCGCCGAGCACCCCGGAGTCGAAGCCGCCGGCCACGACGCCCCCGGCGTCCACGCCGTCCGCCTCGACCCCGCCGAAGGCGTCGACTCCCAAGCCCTCGACGACGCCCCCGTCCGACGAGAAGTCCAGCACCCCGCCGGCGGCCACCCCGAACGGCGGCTCGTCCACCCCGCCCGGTGACCTCGCCGAGACGGGTGGCGGCAACACCCTGCCGCTCGCGGCCGGTGCCGCGGCCCTCCTGGCGGTAGGCGCGGGAATCGTCGTGGCCGGCCGCCGCCGTACGGCGAAGTCCCGCTCCTGACCGACCCCGTCCCCATGCAGGGCCCGGCGCTCTTCCCCTGTGTATGAGAGCGCCGGGCCCGTTCTTCATGTCCGGTGCCGGGCCGCTTCGCCGTCATGTGCCGGCTCTGTGCCCGGGGAACGCGGTGCTGGTCACCCCACCGTCGGAGACGGGGTCGTGGCGGGCGGGGGCGTGAAGCCCGCGGGCGGGGAGAGGACGACCGTCGGTTCTCCCGGCTGGGGAGCGGGCGGGGTGTGGTTGCTCTTGGCGTCCTTCGGCGGGGTCGTCTCCTGGAAGAGGACCGAGTCGAAGTCGACCAGGCCGGTCTGCTCCATGACCGTGATGTGGTCGAGGACCGTGTCGTTGGCCTGGTCGGCCAGCTGGCGGACCAGCGTGTTCTTGGTGGTGGCCCGGATGTTCGCGATGGCCGGGAAGATCTGGCCGTGGGTCACCCGAAGGATGTTGGCGAGGTCGGAGTCGAACTGCTTGCCGCTGTCCGAGGTCAGCGTCGCCACAAAGCCCTGTTGCTGCGGAGACGCCTGATTGGGCAGGGTGATGTTCAGCTGCTGGGCGATCTTCAGGCAGCTCTTGTCCAGATTGACGTGCCCGTTGATGAGGTGCTGCCCGGCGGTGCGGACGGACGCGATGGTGCCCTTCTTCACGGCCAGTTCACCGGCGGGGAACTCCCACAGCCCCGCCGCGCGCACCTTGACCACGAAGTCGCGGTCGGCCTCGGTCAGCGGCCCGGACTCGGTGTTGGCGATCACGCGCGACGGGGAGCTGGACGTGTTCTGAATCCCGAGCATGCTGGGGTAGGCGAGCGCCGACAGTGTCAGCATCAGGGCGCCACCGACGAAGAGGGTTCCCGCCGCGTTCCGTGAAATGCCCATGGCACCTCCTGGTAGGGGCCACCCGCTCGGGAGCGGGATGCCGTGTCTGACTGCGTGGTGGATCCGCACGGAGCGGTCCGACGTCCGGAGGTACGGCCGGGACGCGGGTGAAGAATCTTTGGAGCAGGCAAAATCCGTGCCGCGGGAAGTGTCCTGGGTCACATGGAGCGGCACGCGGCACGCGGTACGCGGTACGCAGCACGAGGCCCGTCGGCCCGCCACATGCGGGCCACATGCCCGCCACTGGTTGCCCCGCGCCCGGCGGAACGGCACCGTGGAGTGCGCTGTTGGTACCGGGACACTTCGGAGGCCGTCGCCCATGAGCGTGATCGCCTGGATCGTCGAGGGAACCTGGCCCGCCTGCGTGGACGCGGCCCGGCGGTACGCGCCCGAACCGGCCGGCCTCGATCTGCTGTACGTCGGCGGCGGCGACGTACCCGGCATCGCGCACGGCGCCTTCGCCGGACTGCTCGGCCGCGGCCACCCCGAGCGCGACCCCGGCACCCGGCTCGAGGACCTCGGCGCCGCCTCGGCCGCCCGGCTCCTGGACGCGGCCGAGGAACGGCTCGGGCGCCCGTGCGGGCGGATGGAGCGGTACGGGCGCGTCGAGCGGGAGGTCGTGGCCGCCGCCGAGGGCGCGGAGCTGCTGATCGTGGCCCGTGACGGTGACCGTGCCCGGCTCGGCCCGCACAGCCTCGGCCCGGCGAGCCGGTTCGTCGTCGACCATGCCCCGTGCCCGGTGCTTCTGGTCTGGCCGGCCCCGGCGCCCGGCCTGGGGACGATCCCGCCACCGCCGCATCCCTGACGCGCTTTCCCGACGCGCTTCCCTGACACGCTTCCCCCGTCCCGGAGGCCGGCCGGCGTCCCGGAACGGCATTCCAGGGAAGGGGTGTTCCCGCAGGTCAAACGCATTTTTTCCGTTCGAGCGTCCCGTGTCCTCCGAAGATCGTTGCGCGGGT from Streptomyces avermitilis MA-4680 = NBRC 14893 includes the following:
- a CDS encoding LAETG motif-containing sortase-dependent surface protein, whose product is MSIARRVTVSRLLGTGAAALTLTAVACGSAWATDTPGGDGWDNSHRGYTSGQGPGTVTETDRCQFSLDGTVFTDSVRVDDQNLKPTEDGKVHIKVRAAEDATSCTASLAAYRAHGATFATSGVQVFHDFDSVTVKRGETDSLDISVPDAGCFAQIDLYRGKVKFDGELDAKDGFEHGDVPKGPDRPVIKDKLIAAWNGGAKDCTAQPPSTPESKPPATTPPASTPSASTPPKASTPKPSTTPPSDEKSSTPPAATPNGGSSTPPGDLAETGGGNTLPLAAGAAALLAVGAGIVVAGRRRTAKSRS
- a CDS encoding DUF4142 domain-containing protein; translation: MGISRNAAGTLFVGGALMLTLSALAYPSMLGIQNTSSSPSRVIANTESGPLTEADRDFVVKVRAAGLWEFPAGELAVKKGTIASVRTAGQHLINGHVNLDKSCLKIAQQLNITLPNQASPQQQGFVATLTSDSGKQFDSDLANILRVTHGQIFPAIANIRATTKNTLVRQLADQANDTVLDHITVMEQTGLVDFDSVLFQETTPPKDAKSNHTPPAPQPGEPTVVLSPPAGFTPPPATTPSPTVG
- a CDS encoding universal stress protein, translated to MSVIAWIVEGTWPACVDAARRYAPEPAGLDLLYVGGGDVPGIAHGAFAGLLGRGHPERDPGTRLEDLGAASAARLLDAAEERLGRPCGRMERYGRVEREVVAAAEGAELLIVARDGDRARLGPHSLGPASRFVVDHAPCPVLLVWPAPAPGLGTIPPPPHP